In the genome of Limanda limanda chromosome 15, fLimLim1.1, whole genome shotgun sequence, one region contains:
- the LOC133020232 gene encoding vinculin-like isoform X1: MPVFHTKTIESILEPVAQQISHLVIMHEEGEVDGKAIPDLTVPVAAVQAAVSNLVRVGKETVQTTEDQVMKRDMPPAFIKVENSSSKLVQAAQMLKADPYSVPARDYLIDGSRGILSGTSDLLLTFDEAEVRKIIRVCKGILEYLTVAEVVETMEDLITYTKNLGPGMTKMSKMIEERQQELTHQEHRQMLVNSMSTVKELLPVLISAIKIFVSTKTSRGAGVEEAERNRKFTFEKMSAEIIEIIRVLQLTTWDEDAWANKDMEAMKRSLALIESKMALAQSWLKDPHGPPGGHGEVALRVILDEAGKVGELCAGKERKDILVTTKALGQMTDQVADLRARGQGPTPGCMQRAGQCLQGLDLLFGKVDGASRRLEALINAKQAIARRLDAAQAWLADPNGGPEGEENIRALLAEAKRIADLCEDPKERDDILRSISEIAGLTAKLVELRKQGKGDSPEARALAKQIGSALMNLQSKTNRAVANMRPAKPAVTLEGKMEQALRWVNNPGVDDRGVGQAAIRGMVGEGRRLAGGLLGPYRQDMIGRCDRTEGLMGSLAEMAARGEAEAPHARATAAQLQESLKDLRQHMQQVMTQEVSDVYSDTTTPIKLLAVAATAPADAPNREEVFDERAGNFEAHAGRLGATAEKAAAVGTANKTTVEGIHAAVKHARDLTPQVTSAARILLKNPGNKAAYEHFDTMKNQWIDNVERLTGLVDEAIDTKSLLDASEEAIKKDIDKCRVAMANVQPQMLVAGATSIARRANRVLLVAKKEVENSEDPRFRDTVKHASDILSHTISPMVMDAKAVAGNIQDKALQKAYLDSCLRILGAVGKVREAFQPQEPDFPPPPPDLDQLHVSDEQAPPKPPLPEGEVPPPRPPPPEERDEEFPEPKVGEVLSEPMMVAARQLHDEARKWSSKPEDEEVVEEREVDDDDEFTDGEDDYEPELLMMPSNQPVNQPMLAAAQALHQEARKWSSKGNDIIAAAKRMALLMAEMSRLVRGGSGNKRAMIQCAKDIAKASDEVTRLAKEVAKQCTDRRIRTNLLQVCERIPTISTQLKILSTVKATMLGRTNISEEESEQATEMLVHNAQNLMQSVKETVREAEAASIKIRTDSGCTLRWVRKTPWYQ; encoded by the exons ATGCCGGTGTTCCACACCAAGACCATCGAGAGTATCCTGGAGCCGGTGGCCCAGCAGATCTCCCACCTGGTCATCATGCacgaggagggggaggtggacGGGAAAGCCATCCCGGATCTCACGGTGCCGGTGGCCGCGGTGCAGGCGGCAGTCAGCAACCTGGTCCGG GTGGGGAAGGAAACGGTTCAAACCACCGAAGACCAGGTGATGAAGAGAGACATGCCCCCTGCGTTCATTAA ggtgGAGAATTCGAGCTCCAAGCTTGTCCAGGCGGCGCAGATGCTAAAGGCAGATCCATACTCTGTTCCCGCACGAGATTACCTGATCGATGGGTCCAGAGGGATACTGTCGGGGACGTCCGACCTGCTGCTCACCTTCGATGAGGCagag GTGCGTAAGATCATCAGAGTATGTAAAGGAATCCTGGAGTATCTGACTGTGGctgaggtggtggagaccatgGAGGACCTCATCACATACACCAAGAACCTGGGTCCAG gGATGACCAAAATGTCAAAGATGATTGAGGAGAGGCAGCAGGAGCTGACGCACCAAGAACACAGACAGATGCTGGTCAACTCCATGAGCACTGTCAAAGAGCTGCTGCCTGTTCTCATATcag CTATAAAGATCTTTGTCTCAACAAAGACCAGTCGAGGTGCCGGcgtggaggaggcggagaggaACAGAAAGTTCACATTTGAAAAGATGAGCGCTGAAATCATCGAGATTATAAGAGTCCTTCAGCTCACCACGTGGGATGAAGACGCGTGGGCCAACAAG GATATGGAGGCTATGAAGAGATCTCTTGCTTTAATCGAGTCTAAGATGGCACTAGCTCAAAGTTGGCTCAAAGACCCTCATGGACCGCCAG GTGGCCACGGCGAGGTCGCCCTGCGTGTGATACTGGACGAAGCCGGTAAGGTGGGAGAGCTGTGTGctgggaaggagaggaaagataTTCTTGTAACTACCAAGGCTCTGGGACAAATGACCGACCAGGTCGCAGATCTACGAGCCAG aGGCCAGGGCCCGACCCCCGGGTGCATGCAGCGTGCCGGCCAGTGCTTGCAGGGCTTAGACTTGTTATTTGGCAAAGTGGACGGAGCTTCCCGCAGACTGGAGGCTCTCATCAACGCCAAGCAGGCCATTGCCAGGAGGCTGGACGCAGCACAG gccTGGCTTGCTGATCCTAACGGTGGTCCTGAGGGGGAGGAGAACATCCGAGCGCTGCTTGCAGAGGCCAAACGCATCGCTGACCTGTGCGAAGATCCCAAAGAGAGGGACGACATCCTGCGCTCCATCAGTGAGATCGCCGGACTCACCGCCAAACTCGTGGAGCTCCGCAAACA GGGCAAAGGTGACAGTCCGGAGGCCCGTGCACTGGCAAAGCAGATTGGTTCGGCACTAATGAACCTGCAGTCGAAAACCAACAGAGCCGTGGCCAACATGAGGCCGGCAAAGCCCGCCGTCACCTTAGAGGGAAAGATGGAGCAGGCCCTCCGCTGGGTGAACAACCCCGGGGTGGACGACAGAGGAGTAG GTCAGGCAGCGATCAGAGGAATGgttggagaagggaggaggttGGCAGGAGGCTTGTTAGGCCCGTATCGACAGGACATGATTGGACGCTGCGACCGAACAGAGGGCCTAATGGGATCTCTGGCAGAAATGGCGGCCAGGGGCGAGGCAGAGGCTCCTCACGCACGAGCCACAGCCGCGCAGCTGCAGGAAAGCCTCAAG GACCTGAGGCAGCACATGCAGCAGGTGATGACCCAGGAGGTGTCCGATGTTTACAGTGACACCACCACCCCCATCAAGCTGCTGGCTGTGGCTGCAACTGCTCCAGCTGATGCCCCCAACAGGGAGGAG GTTTTCGACGAGCGTGCAGGGAACTTCGAGGCCCACGCAGGTCGGCTGGGGGCGACCGCCGAGaaggctgctgctgtgggaaCAGCCAATAAGACGACAGTAGAGGGGATTCATGCTGCTGTGAAACATGCCAGGGACCTCACGCCACAG GTGACCTCGGCTGCTCGGATCCTGTTGAAGAATCCTGGAAACAAAGCAGCGTACGAGCACTTTGACACCATGAAGAACCAGTGGATTGACAACGTGGAGAGACTCACTG GTCTGGTGGACGAGGCCATCGACACCAAATCTCTCCTAGATGCTTCCGAGGAGGCTATAAAGAAAGACATCGACAAGTGCAGAGTTGCCATGGCAAATGTTCAGCCCCAAATGCTTGTTGCCGGGGCAACAAGCATAGCAAGACGAGCTAACCGGGTCCTGTTGGTGGCAAAGAAGGAAGTGGAGAACTCTGAAGATCCGCGCTTCAgagacacagtgaaacatgcGTCAGACATCCTCTCACACACCATCTCCCCCATGGTGATGGACGCCAAGGCAGTGGCTGGAAACATTCAAGATAAAG CTCTGCAGAAGGCCTACCTGGACTCATGTCTGAGGATCCTGGGTGCCGTAGGAAAAGTTAGAGAAGCTTTCCAACCTCAGGAGCCtgatttccctcctcctcctcctgacctgGACCAACTCCAT GTCAGTGATGAGCAGGCGCCACCCAAGCCCCCGTTGCCCGAGGGCGAGGTGCCCCCGCCGCGGCCCCCTCCCCCAGAAGAGAGGGACGAGGAGTTCCCTGAGCCAAAGGTCGGGGAGGTGCTCAGCGAGCCCATGATGGTGGCGGCCAGGCAGCTGCACGACGAGGCGCGCAAGTGGTCCAGCAAG cctgaggatgaggaggtggtagaggagagggaggtagaTGATGACGATGAGTTTACTGATGGTGAGGATGACTATGAGCCCGAGCTGCTGATGATGCCCTCCAACCAGCCTGTCAATCAACCCATGCTGGCAGCCGCCCAGGCTCTCCACCAGGAGGCGCGCAAATGGTCCAGCAAG GGTAACGACATCATCGCGGCGGCCAAGCGCATGGCTCTGCTGATGGCCGAAATGTCCCGGCTGGTGCGCGGCGGGAGCGGAAACAAGCGGGCGATGATTCAGTGTGCCAAGGACATCGCCAAGGCCTCGGATGAGGTGACGAGACTGGCTAAGGAGGTGGCCAAGCAGTGCACCGACAGACGCATCAGGACCAACCTGCTGCAG GTGTGTGAGCGCATCCCGACCATCAGCACGCAGCTGAAGATCCTCTCCACTGTCAAAGCCACCATGCTGGGACggacaaacatcagtgaagAGGAGTCAGAGCAG GCCACAGAGATGTTGGTCCACAACGCCCAGAATCTGATGCAGTCAGTGAAGGAGACGGTCAGGGAAGCAGAAGCCGCCTCCATCAAGATCCGCACGGACTCAGGATGCACCCTCCGATGGGTGCGCAAGACCCCGTGGTACCAATAA
- the LOC133020232 gene encoding vinculin-like isoform X2 codes for MPVFHTKTIESILEPVAQQISHLVIMHEEGEVDGKAIPDLTVPVAAVQAAVSNLVRVGKETVQTTEDQVMKRDMPPAFIKVENSSSKLVQAAQMLKADPYSVPARDYLIDGSRGILSGTSDLLLTFDEAEVRKIIRVCKGILEYLTVAEVVETMEDLITYTKNLGPGMTKMSKMIEERQQELTHQEHRQMLVNSMSTVKELLPVLISAIKIFVSTKTSRGAGVEEAERNRKFTFEKMSAEIIEIIRVLQLTTWDEDAWANKDMEAMKRSLALIESKMALAQSWLKDPHGPPGGHGEVALRVILDEAGKVGELCAGKERKDILVTTKALGQMTDQVADLRARGQGPTPGCMQRAGQCLQGLDLLFGKVDGASRRLEALINAKQAIARRLDAAQAWLADPNGGPEGEENIRALLAEAKRIADLCEDPKERDDILRSISEIAGLTAKLVELRKQGKGDSPEARALAKQIGSALMNLQSKTNRAVANMRPAKPAVTLEGKMEQALRWVNNPGVDDRGVGQAAIRGMVGEGRRLAGGLLGPYRQDMIGRCDRTEGLMGSLAEMAARGEAEAPHARATAAQLQESLKDLRQHMQQVMTQEVSDVYSDTTTPIKLLAVAATAPADAPNREEVFDERAGNFEAHAGRLGATAEKAAAVGTANKTTVEGIHAAVKHARDLTPQVTSAARILLKNPGNKAAYEHFDTMKNQWIDNVERLTGLVDEAIDTKSLLDASEEAIKKDIDKCRVAMANVQPQMLVAGATSIARRANRVLLVAKKEVENSEDPRFRDTVKHASDILSHTISPMVMDAKAVAGNIQDKALQKAYLDSCLRILGAVGKVREAFQPQEPDFPPPPPDLDQLHVSDEQAPPKPPLPEGEVPPPRPPPPEERDEEFPEPKVGEVLSEPMMVAARQLHDEARKWSSKGNDIIAAAKRMALLMAEMSRLVRGGSGNKRAMIQCAKDIAKASDEVTRLAKEVAKQCTDRRIRTNLLQVCERIPTISTQLKILSTVKATMLGRTNISEEESEQATEMLVHNAQNLMQSVKETVREAEAASIKIRTDSGCTLRWVRKTPWYQ; via the exons ATGCCGGTGTTCCACACCAAGACCATCGAGAGTATCCTGGAGCCGGTGGCCCAGCAGATCTCCCACCTGGTCATCATGCacgaggagggggaggtggacGGGAAAGCCATCCCGGATCTCACGGTGCCGGTGGCCGCGGTGCAGGCGGCAGTCAGCAACCTGGTCCGG GTGGGGAAGGAAACGGTTCAAACCACCGAAGACCAGGTGATGAAGAGAGACATGCCCCCTGCGTTCATTAA ggtgGAGAATTCGAGCTCCAAGCTTGTCCAGGCGGCGCAGATGCTAAAGGCAGATCCATACTCTGTTCCCGCACGAGATTACCTGATCGATGGGTCCAGAGGGATACTGTCGGGGACGTCCGACCTGCTGCTCACCTTCGATGAGGCagag GTGCGTAAGATCATCAGAGTATGTAAAGGAATCCTGGAGTATCTGACTGTGGctgaggtggtggagaccatgGAGGACCTCATCACATACACCAAGAACCTGGGTCCAG gGATGACCAAAATGTCAAAGATGATTGAGGAGAGGCAGCAGGAGCTGACGCACCAAGAACACAGACAGATGCTGGTCAACTCCATGAGCACTGTCAAAGAGCTGCTGCCTGTTCTCATATcag CTATAAAGATCTTTGTCTCAACAAAGACCAGTCGAGGTGCCGGcgtggaggaggcggagaggaACAGAAAGTTCACATTTGAAAAGATGAGCGCTGAAATCATCGAGATTATAAGAGTCCTTCAGCTCACCACGTGGGATGAAGACGCGTGGGCCAACAAG GATATGGAGGCTATGAAGAGATCTCTTGCTTTAATCGAGTCTAAGATGGCACTAGCTCAAAGTTGGCTCAAAGACCCTCATGGACCGCCAG GTGGCCACGGCGAGGTCGCCCTGCGTGTGATACTGGACGAAGCCGGTAAGGTGGGAGAGCTGTGTGctgggaaggagaggaaagataTTCTTGTAACTACCAAGGCTCTGGGACAAATGACCGACCAGGTCGCAGATCTACGAGCCAG aGGCCAGGGCCCGACCCCCGGGTGCATGCAGCGTGCCGGCCAGTGCTTGCAGGGCTTAGACTTGTTATTTGGCAAAGTGGACGGAGCTTCCCGCAGACTGGAGGCTCTCATCAACGCCAAGCAGGCCATTGCCAGGAGGCTGGACGCAGCACAG gccTGGCTTGCTGATCCTAACGGTGGTCCTGAGGGGGAGGAGAACATCCGAGCGCTGCTTGCAGAGGCCAAACGCATCGCTGACCTGTGCGAAGATCCCAAAGAGAGGGACGACATCCTGCGCTCCATCAGTGAGATCGCCGGACTCACCGCCAAACTCGTGGAGCTCCGCAAACA GGGCAAAGGTGACAGTCCGGAGGCCCGTGCACTGGCAAAGCAGATTGGTTCGGCACTAATGAACCTGCAGTCGAAAACCAACAGAGCCGTGGCCAACATGAGGCCGGCAAAGCCCGCCGTCACCTTAGAGGGAAAGATGGAGCAGGCCCTCCGCTGGGTGAACAACCCCGGGGTGGACGACAGAGGAGTAG GTCAGGCAGCGATCAGAGGAATGgttggagaagggaggaggttGGCAGGAGGCTTGTTAGGCCCGTATCGACAGGACATGATTGGACGCTGCGACCGAACAGAGGGCCTAATGGGATCTCTGGCAGAAATGGCGGCCAGGGGCGAGGCAGAGGCTCCTCACGCACGAGCCACAGCCGCGCAGCTGCAGGAAAGCCTCAAG GACCTGAGGCAGCACATGCAGCAGGTGATGACCCAGGAGGTGTCCGATGTTTACAGTGACACCACCACCCCCATCAAGCTGCTGGCTGTGGCTGCAACTGCTCCAGCTGATGCCCCCAACAGGGAGGAG GTTTTCGACGAGCGTGCAGGGAACTTCGAGGCCCACGCAGGTCGGCTGGGGGCGACCGCCGAGaaggctgctgctgtgggaaCAGCCAATAAGACGACAGTAGAGGGGATTCATGCTGCTGTGAAACATGCCAGGGACCTCACGCCACAG GTGACCTCGGCTGCTCGGATCCTGTTGAAGAATCCTGGAAACAAAGCAGCGTACGAGCACTTTGACACCATGAAGAACCAGTGGATTGACAACGTGGAGAGACTCACTG GTCTGGTGGACGAGGCCATCGACACCAAATCTCTCCTAGATGCTTCCGAGGAGGCTATAAAGAAAGACATCGACAAGTGCAGAGTTGCCATGGCAAATGTTCAGCCCCAAATGCTTGTTGCCGGGGCAACAAGCATAGCAAGACGAGCTAACCGGGTCCTGTTGGTGGCAAAGAAGGAAGTGGAGAACTCTGAAGATCCGCGCTTCAgagacacagtgaaacatgcGTCAGACATCCTCTCACACACCATCTCCCCCATGGTGATGGACGCCAAGGCAGTGGCTGGAAACATTCAAGATAAAG CTCTGCAGAAGGCCTACCTGGACTCATGTCTGAGGATCCTGGGTGCCGTAGGAAAAGTTAGAGAAGCTTTCCAACCTCAGGAGCCtgatttccctcctcctcctcctgacctgGACCAACTCCAT GTCAGTGATGAGCAGGCGCCACCCAAGCCCCCGTTGCCCGAGGGCGAGGTGCCCCCGCCGCGGCCCCCTCCCCCAGAAGAGAGGGACGAGGAGTTCCCTGAGCCAAAGGTCGGGGAGGTGCTCAGCGAGCCCATGATGGTGGCGGCCAGGCAGCTGCACGACGAGGCGCGCAAGTGGTCCAGCAAG GGTAACGACATCATCGCGGCGGCCAAGCGCATGGCTCTGCTGATGGCCGAAATGTCCCGGCTGGTGCGCGGCGGGAGCGGAAACAAGCGGGCGATGATTCAGTGTGCCAAGGACATCGCCAAGGCCTCGGATGAGGTGACGAGACTGGCTAAGGAGGTGGCCAAGCAGTGCACCGACAGACGCATCAGGACCAACCTGCTGCAG GTGTGTGAGCGCATCCCGACCATCAGCACGCAGCTGAAGATCCTCTCCACTGTCAAAGCCACCATGCTGGGACggacaaacatcagtgaagAGGAGTCAGAGCAG GCCACAGAGATGTTGGTCCACAACGCCCAGAATCTGATGCAGTCAGTGAAGGAGACGGTCAGGGAAGCAGAAGCCGCCTCCATCAAGATCCGCACGGACTCAGGATGCACCCTCCGATGGGTGCGCAAGACCCCGTGGTACCAATAA
- the ap3m1 gene encoding AP-3 complex subunit mu-1 — MIHSLFLVNQSGDIFLEKHWKSVISRTVCDYFFEAKEKAVQPEDVPPVLQTPHHYLITIYRDKLFFLSVVQTEIPPLFVIEFLHRVADTFQDYFGECSESIIKDNVVTVYELLEEMLDNGFPLATESNILKEMIRPPTILRSVVNTLTGSSNVGDTLPTGQLSNIPWRRAGVKYTNNEAYFDVIEEIDAILDKSGTTVFAEIQGVIEACVKLTGMPDLTLSFMNPRLLDDMSFHPCVRFNRWEAERVLSFIPPDGNFTLMTYHVSSQNLVALPVYVKQNISFFETGSCGRLDITIGPKQTMGKTVEGLMVTVHMPKSVLSVNLTASQGNYTYDLTSKLLVWDIGKLNPQKLPNLRGGLTMQSGAPRPEENPALDINLKIQQLAISGVKVSRLDMYGEKYKPFKGVKYLTKAGKFQVRT, encoded by the exons ATGATCCACAGTCTGTTCCTGGTGAATCAGTCGGGAGACATCTTCCTGGAGAAGCACTGGAAGAGCGTCATCAGCAGGACCGTGTGCGACTACTTCTTCGAGGCCAAGGAGAAGGCGGTGCAGCCGGAGGATGTGCCCCCAGTCCTGCAGACCCCCCACCACTACCTCATCACCATCTACAGGGACAAGCTCTTCTTCCTGTCCGTCGTCCAGACCGAGATCCCCCCGCTGTTTGTCATCGAGTTCCTGCACAGGGTGGCCGACACGTTCCAG GACTATTTCGGAGAATGCTCAGAAAGCATCATCAAGGACAATGTGGTGACGGTGtacgagctgctggaggagatgcTGGACAACGGCTTCCCACTGGCAACAGAGTCCAACATCCTGAAAGAGATGATCAGGCCTCCCACCATCCTGCGATCAGTCGTCAATACGCTCACAG GAAGCAGTAATGTTGGAGATACGTTGCCAACAGGACAGTTGTCCAACATCCCCTGGAGGCGGGCGGGTGTTAAATACACCAACAATGAGGCGTATTTTGACGTGATAGAGGAAATTGATGCCATTCTGGACAAATCAG GCACAACAGTATTTGCAGAGATCCAGGGTGTGATCGAAGCCTGCGTGAAACTCACTGGGATGCCTGACCTGACTCTGTCCTTCATG AATCCTCGTCTTCTCGACGACATGAGTTTCCACCCGTGTGTGCGGTTTAATCGCTGGGAGGCGGAGCGTGTCCTCTCTTTCATCCCGCCAGATGGGAACTTCACACTCATGACCTATCATGTCAGCTCTCAAAA TCTCGTGGCCCTCCCGGTGTACGTGAAGCAGAACATCAGTTTCTTTGAGACGGGATCTTGTGGCCGCCTTGACATCACGATCGGACCCAAGCAGACCATGGGGAAGACGGTGGAGGGCTTGATGGTCACTGTGCACATGCCAAAATCCGTGCTCAGTGTCAACCTCACAGCCTCGCAAGGAAACTACACCTATGACCTCACTTCCAAG cTGTTGGTTTGGGACATTGGGAAACTAAACCCCCAGAAGCTTCCTAACCTGCGTGGCGGTCTGACTATGCAGTCGGGAGCCCCCCGCCCTGAGGAGAACCCTGCGCTGGACATTAACCTGAAGATACAGCAGCTGGCAATATCAG GTGTCAAGGTGAGCCGTCTCGACATGTATGGAGAGAAGTACAAGCCGTTTAAAGGGGTCAAATATTTGACCAAAGCCGGGAAATTCCAAGTTCGGACCTGA
- the adka gene encoding adenosine kinase isoform X1, which produces MASDEPKAKRSRFSEEKKKEKKKESPSKETSTKLSTNSLFGMGNPLLDICAVVDKDFLDKYTLKPNDQILAEDKHKALFEELVKNFKAEYHAGGATQNSIKIAQWMIQEPHNVGTFFGCIGKDKFGKTLKQKAEEAHIDAHYYEQDEEPTGTCAACITGDNRSLVANLAAANCYKKDKHLDLEENWKLVEKAKVYYIAGFFLTVSLESILKVAKHASENNKLFCLNLSAPFICEFFKDNLMQVLPYVDVLFGNETEAAAFAKQQEFETKDIKEIAKKAQALPKDNTKRQRIVVLTQGKDNTVMASGDKVETFPVLKIDPKDIVDTNGAGDAFVGGFLSELVQEKPLDQCVKAAHYAGNVIIKRAGCTFPEKPDFH; this is translated from the exons ATGGCCTCCGATGAACCCAAAGCAAAGAGATCCAGATTctcggaggagaagaagaaggagaagaagaaggagtcTCCGAGCAAAGAGACTTCTACCAAGCTGAG CACTAATTCGCTCTTTGGTATGGGAAACCCTTTGCTGGACATCTGTGCCGTAGTGGACAAAGACTTCTTGGACAA GTACACGCTGAAACCCAATGACCAGATCCTGGCAGAGGACAAACATAAGGCGCT gTTTGAGGAGCTGGTGAAGAACTTTAAAGCTGAGTACCACGCCGGAGGAGCCACGCAGAACTCTATAAAGATTGCTCAG TGGATGATCCAAGAACCTCATAATGTGGGCACGTTCTTTGGCTGCATCGGCAAAGACAAATTTGGAAAGACCCTGAAGCAGAAGGCTGAAGAGGCTCACATCGACGCCCATTACTACGAGCAAGACGAGGAGCCCACAGGGACGTGCGCTGCTTGCATCACAGGAGATAATAG GTCTCTGGTAGCTAACCTAGCTGCTGCTAATTGTTATAAGAAGGACAAGCATCTAGACCTGGAGGAAAACTGGAAGCTGGTGGAAAAGGCTAAAGTCTACTATATTGCT GGTTTCTTCCTCACCGTCTCTCTGGAGTCCATCCTGAAAGTGGCAAAGCACGCGTCTGAAAATAACAAGCTGTTCTGCCTGAACCTCTCCGCGCCCTTCATCTGCGAGTTCTTCAAGGACAACCTCATGCAGGTCCTGCCCTACGTTGATGTGCTGTTCGGCAACGAGACG GAAGCAGCAGCTTTTGCTAAACAGCAAGAGTTCGAG ACCAAGGACATTAAGGAAATTGCCAAGAAAGCTCAGGCTTTACCCAAAGACAACACAAAGAGGCAGAGGATTGTAGTGTTGACTCAGGGGAAGGACAACACTGTCATGGCCTCAG GTGACAAAGTCGAGACCTTCCCTGTCCTGAAGATCGACCCAAAGGACATTGTTGACACTAATGGTGCAGGGGATGCATTTGTAGGAG GTTTCCTTTCTGAGCTGGTGCAGGAGAAACCACTGGATCAGTGCGTGAAGGCCGCACACTACGCCGGCAACGTCATCATCAAACGAGCGGGCTGCACCTTCCCAGAAAAACCTGACTTCCACTGA
- the adka gene encoding adenosine kinase isoform X2, whose product MSAASTNSLFGMGNPLLDICAVVDKDFLDKYTLKPNDQILAEDKHKALFEELVKNFKAEYHAGGATQNSIKIAQWMIQEPHNVGTFFGCIGKDKFGKTLKQKAEEAHIDAHYYEQDEEPTGTCAACITGDNRSLVANLAAANCYKKDKHLDLEENWKLVEKAKVYYIAGFFLTVSLESILKVAKHASENNKLFCLNLSAPFICEFFKDNLMQVLPYVDVLFGNETEAAAFAKQQEFETKDIKEIAKKAQALPKDNTKRQRIVVLTQGKDNTVMASGDKVETFPVLKIDPKDIVDTNGAGDAFVGGFLSELVQEKPLDQCVKAAHYAGNVIIKRAGCTFPEKPDFH is encoded by the exons ATGTCTGCTGCAAG CACTAATTCGCTCTTTGGTATGGGAAACCCTTTGCTGGACATCTGTGCCGTAGTGGACAAAGACTTCTTGGACAA GTACACGCTGAAACCCAATGACCAGATCCTGGCAGAGGACAAACATAAGGCGCT gTTTGAGGAGCTGGTGAAGAACTTTAAAGCTGAGTACCACGCCGGAGGAGCCACGCAGAACTCTATAAAGATTGCTCAG TGGATGATCCAAGAACCTCATAATGTGGGCACGTTCTTTGGCTGCATCGGCAAAGACAAATTTGGAAAGACCCTGAAGCAGAAGGCTGAAGAGGCTCACATCGACGCCCATTACTACGAGCAAGACGAGGAGCCCACAGGGACGTGCGCTGCTTGCATCACAGGAGATAATAG GTCTCTGGTAGCTAACCTAGCTGCTGCTAATTGTTATAAGAAGGACAAGCATCTAGACCTGGAGGAAAACTGGAAGCTGGTGGAAAAGGCTAAAGTCTACTATATTGCT GGTTTCTTCCTCACCGTCTCTCTGGAGTCCATCCTGAAAGTGGCAAAGCACGCGTCTGAAAATAACAAGCTGTTCTGCCTGAACCTCTCCGCGCCCTTCATCTGCGAGTTCTTCAAGGACAACCTCATGCAGGTCCTGCCCTACGTTGATGTGCTGTTCGGCAACGAGACG GAAGCAGCAGCTTTTGCTAAACAGCAAGAGTTCGAG ACCAAGGACATTAAGGAAATTGCCAAGAAAGCTCAGGCTTTACCCAAAGACAACACAAAGAGGCAGAGGATTGTAGTGTTGACTCAGGGGAAGGACAACACTGTCATGGCCTCAG GTGACAAAGTCGAGACCTTCCCTGTCCTGAAGATCGACCCAAAGGACATTGTTGACACTAATGGTGCAGGGGATGCATTTGTAGGAG GTTTCCTTTCTGAGCTGGTGCAGGAGAAACCACTGGATCAGTGCGTGAAGGCCGCACACTACGCCGGCAACGTCATCATCAAACGAGCGGGCTGCACCTTCCCAGAAAAACCTGACTTCCACTGA